The segment AGCTAAAAGAAGCCAAATCCCGTTCATGATCAGCCAATACTGAGAATACCTCATGTAGAAATGAGACTCGGGATCTTCTTCAAATATCTTCTGCGCTATCAGATAAACGACATTTAGAACGACAATATCTAATACAAGAAATAAAAGTTGTAAAAACCTTTTAAATGAATTGTTCATTCTATTTCAATTAAACCCAGAGAAATTAAGGTTGCGAGGGAAGGCAGATAACCGGGTTAAAAATATAAGGTTTTACCTTATCTCTTGTACTTCATCCGCAAAAACAATGTACGGGTTTCCTTTAAAATTAAGAAAATCGGTCTCAGCCGGATGCCCCTGGTAAGGAGTCCAATACATATCTGTAGTGTTTGACCATAGCATAAAATAGGCAATTTCTACGGGTTGGTTTCTGAGAGCAGGCAATAACATATTTGTAAACCAATCTGCTTGAGGAATTTTATCCAGGCCCGTCTCTGTAAAAGCCGCTACTTTGTTATTTCTAATGGCATAATCAGAGATGATTTTCAATTTCCTACTGACTACGTTAGGGTCATTGTTAGGTGATAGATCGTAATAATTGTCCATACCCACAATGTCTACATAGGCGTCTCCGGGGTAATACTCCAGGTATTGTGCCTCCGTGGTGAAGGCTCTGTCTGGGGACCAGGCGTATAGAAAGTTATGCACTCCTAAATTATCACGCAGGTATTTTACCGTAAATTGGTACAATTGTTTGTACTCCTGCACAGTGCAATGCCCTTTTCCCCACCAAAACCAAACTCCGTTCATTTCATGAAAGGGTCTGAAAATAATGGGGATCAATTTACCATCAGCTCCAACCAAAGACTTGGCATAATCAGCAAGTTCTCTCAAAGAGTTCTTATATACTTCATGGTGACTGCCCCTTGGTAAGATATGTTTCACCGCCTCTACCTGAGCGTCACGCCACCAGATGCCTTCTTTGGCGACAGGGTTATGATAATGCCAGCTATAGGTATTGATGCCTCCTCTGTTGTAGGCTTCAATGGTTAAATCTCTGGTGATTTTTGTTTCCCAGGCTTTTCTGTCACCAGTATAGAAATCAACTATTCTCATGAAGTCCCAGCCATACACCACCGGATGCGCACCGGTTACTTTCTTGACATCTGAATCTATGATGTAGGGAGCATTAGGATTTGCAGGATCAAATTCATTAGCCCACATATACCCCGTTTTGGTATCGTCTTGGTGACCTAGTAAAGAATTGGTTTTGCTTATGCTTTTCAGATTGTTGTACAGGGCTACCGTTTCTAGAGTAGCTGATCTGTCAACCGGGGCAAAAGTAGACTGACCTGATGACGGTCTGGCATTCTTGAAATTTGTAGAATAAAAGCTGGTGTCTTCTTTTGACTTTACGGGAAGATTATCTTCGCAGGAAAAAAAACTAGTACCTGCGAGAAGGAGGGTGCTTAAAATAAATTTAGGCGAAAGGGTGTAGAAGTGTACCATGGTATGCTTATTTTAAGGGTGAGCAAAAATCTAATCTATAATAATTAAAATATTAATTATAATAAAATAAATATTAGTTAACATTAAATATTTTATCGATGCTCAACCCTTTGTTGCTTGGGTCACTTTACTTCTCTCTTGGTTTCTTTTAATTGATTGTAAATTATGGGAATAAAAGGGGTGCTTTCTACAAAATAGCGTCTAAACAATCGCTTAGGCTCATTGGCAAAACGCCAGAACCATTCCATGCCTACTTGCCTGAAAACTTTTGGGGCTCTTTTGATAGAACCCGCCTCAAAATCAAATGAAGCGCCAATGCCCAAAGCAACATTTATATCCAATTGCGCGATGTTGTTGTACATCCACTTTTCCTGTTTAGGCGCTCCTACCCCCACAAAAAGAATATGAGGCTTCACCGCATTGATCATTTCTACAATCTTACGGTTCTCCTGCTGGTTTTTGTCAAACCCAAATGGCGGACTATAAACGCCCACCACATTTAGACCCGGAAATTTCTTTTTCAATTCATCGGCTGCTTTCTGCGC is part of the Rufibacter tibetensis genome and harbors:
- a CDS encoding WecB/TagA/CpsF family glycosyltransferase — encoded protein: MEKVRIGKAYVDNVTQQEAIMAIDSMIVNNQKTYVVTPNLDHIVKLEQDPDFVRCYDQAGLVLADGNPLVWASKVLGTPLKALVTGSDLFPSLCRHAANRGFRLFFLGGLEGVAQKAADELKKKFPGLNVVGVYSPPFGFDKNQQENRKIVEMINAVKPHILFVGVGAPKQEKWMYNNIAQLDINVALGIGASFDFEAGSIKRAPKVFRQVGMEWFWRFANEPKRLFRRYFVESTPFIPIIYNQLKETKREVK
- a CDS encoding glycoside hydrolase family 26 protein, with the translated sequence MVHFYTLSPKFILSTLLLAGTSFFSCEDNLPVKSKEDTSFYSTNFKNARPSSGQSTFAPVDRSATLETVALYNNLKSISKTNSLLGHQDDTKTGYMWANEFDPANPNAPYIIDSDVKKVTGAHPVVYGWDFMRIVDFYTGDRKAWETKITRDLTIEAYNRGGINTYSWHYHNPVAKEGIWWRDAQVEAVKHILPRGSHHEVYKNSLRELADYAKSLVGADGKLIPIIFRPFHEMNGVWFWWGKGHCTVQEYKQLYQFTVKYLRDNLGVHNFLYAWSPDRAFTTEAQYLEYYPGDAYVDIVGMDNYYDLSPNNDPNVVSRKLKIISDYAIRNNKVAAFTETGLDKIPQADWFTNMLLPALRNQPVEIAYFMLWSNTTDMYWTPYQGHPAETDFLNFKGNPYIVFADEVQEIR